A stretch of Candidatus Sphingomonas phytovorans DNA encodes these proteins:
- the tldD gene encoding metalloprotease TldD, which produces MISLSDPRSFLYHDGQLDPAEAQRLTASALAKADDGELYLQYRKSEAFGFDDGRLKTASYDTHSGFGLRAVSGETTAFAHANELSAAAIGRAAETMALIDPSASAKAPPPRATNRHLYTAADPLDLIPFADKVNLCQTIDAAARARDPRVAQVSVALSGTWSVVEIVRADGFVATDIRPLVRLNVSIVVEQNGRRETGNFGLGGRYLYDALMRPETWNRAIDEALAQALVNLDSVAAPAGEMTVLLGPGWPGILLHEAIGHGLEGDFNRKGTSAFSGRIGERVAAPGVTVVDDGSIADRRGSLSIDDEGTPTQENILIEDGILRGYIQDRLNARLMGVAPTGNGRRESFAHAPMPRMTNTFMRGGNDDPAELLSRVKNGIFAKSFGGGQVDIVSGKFVFSCTEAYKIENGRLGAPIKGATLIGDGPSVLTKVTGIGNDFALDEGVGMCGKGGQSVPAGVGQPTLLVSGLTVGGTAV; this is translated from the coding sequence ATGATCAGCCTTTCAGACCCCCGCTCCTTCCTCTATCACGATGGCCAGCTCGATCCGGCTGAGGCGCAGCGCCTCACCGCGTCGGCGCTGGCCAAGGCCGACGACGGGGAACTCTACCTTCAGTACCGCAAGTCCGAGGCGTTCGGCTTCGACGACGGCCGGCTGAAGACAGCCAGCTACGACACCCATTCCGGCTTCGGCCTGCGCGCCGTCTCGGGCGAGACCACCGCCTTCGCCCATGCGAACGAGCTGAGCGCCGCGGCGATCGGCCGCGCCGCCGAGACGATGGCGCTGATCGATCCCTCGGCATCGGCCAAGGCCCCGCCGCCGCGCGCGACCAACCGCCATCTCTATACCGCTGCCGATCCGCTCGATCTCATCCCCTTCGCCGACAAGGTGAATCTCTGCCAGACGATCGATGCCGCCGCACGGGCGCGCGATCCGCGCGTCGCCCAGGTCTCGGTCGCGCTGTCGGGCACCTGGAGCGTGGTCGAGATCGTCCGCGCAGACGGTTTCGTCGCGACTGACATCCGCCCGCTGGTGCGTCTCAACGTCTCGATCGTGGTCGAGCAGAATGGCCGGCGCGAGACGGGCAATTTCGGCCTTGGCGGCCGCTATCTCTATGATGCGCTGATGCGGCCTGAGACGTGGAACCGCGCGATCGACGAGGCGCTGGCCCAGGCGCTGGTCAATCTCGATTCGGTCGCCGCCCCCGCCGGCGAGATGACCGTGCTGCTCGGCCCGGGCTGGCCCGGCATCCTGCTGCACGAAGCGATCGGCCACGGGCTCGAAGGCGATTTCAACCGCAAGGGCACCTCGGCCTTTTCCGGCCGCATCGGTGAACGCGTCGCCGCGCCCGGCGTGACGGTGGTCGATGATGGTTCGATCGCGGACCGGCGCGGCTCGCTGTCGATCGACGACGAGGGCACCCCGACCCAGGAGAATATCCTGATCGAGGACGGCATCCTGCGCGGCTATATCCAGGACCGGCTCAACGCGCGGTTGATGGGCGTCGCCCCGACCGGCAATGGCCGGCGCGAAAGCTTCGCCCATGCGCCGATGCCCCGCATGACCAACACCTTCATGCGCGGCGGCAACGACGATCCGGCCGAGCTGCTGAGCCGCGTGAAGAACGGCATCTTCGCCAAGAGCTTCGGCGGCGGCCAGGTCGATATCGTCTCGGGCAAGTTCGTCTTCTCCTGCACCGAGGCGTACAAGATCGAGAACGGCAGGCTCGGCGCCCCGATCAAGGGCGCGACCCTGATCGGCGACGGGCCCAGCGTGCTGACCAAGGTAACCGGCATCGGCAACGACTTCGCGCTCGACGAAGGCGTCGGCATGTGCGGCAAGGGTGGCCAGAGCGTGCCCGCCGGCGTCGGCCAGCCGACCTTGCTGGTCAGCGGACTGACGGTGGGCGGCACGGCGGTGTGA
- a CDS encoding DUF5996 family protein: MSAWPELDWLSWRETAIGLQLRTQVLGKIRLALTPWLNHSWHVPLYLTARGLSTSAIPCGDHILQIDMDLIADEVVFASSDGGVKTVPLADGSIADFHVAVVAALRSLGVTTSFDGKPSEMPGALPFAHDHEVRPYDAEAVRRFWRALIQVQSVFGRFRTGFLGKASPIHFFWGSFDLALTRFSGRAAPRHPGGLPGLPDAVTCEAYSHEEASVGFWPGSDAYPHAAFYAYAYPAPAGYAEAKVEPGEAVYSVEMGEFLLPYDAVRTAADPHSVLLAFCRSTYDAAADLAAWDRDALECPLGRPRVPRVV; the protein is encoded by the coding sequence ATGTCTGCCTGGCCCGAACTCGACTGGCTTTCCTGGCGCGAGACCGCGATCGGCCTCCAGCTCCGCACCCAGGTCCTCGGCAAGATCCGTCTCGCGCTGACGCCATGGCTCAACCATAGCTGGCACGTCCCGCTCTATCTTACCGCGCGCGGGTTGAGCACGTCCGCGATTCCCTGCGGCGACCATATCCTCCAGATCGATATGGATCTGATCGCTGACGAGGTCGTCTTCGCCAGCAGCGACGGCGGAGTGAAGACCGTCCCGCTCGCCGACGGCAGCATCGCCGATTTCCATGTGGCGGTGGTGGCGGCTCTTCGGAGCCTTGGCGTCACGACGTCGTTCGACGGCAAGCCGAGCGAGATGCCGGGTGCGCTACCCTTCGCCCACGATCATGAAGTCCGGCCTTATGACGCGGAGGCGGTGCGCCGATTCTGGCGTGCGTTGATCCAGGTGCAGAGCGTGTTCGGCCGGTTCCGCACCGGCTTTCTCGGCAAGGCGAGCCCTATCCATTTCTTCTGGGGAAGCTTCGACCTCGCCTTGACCCGCTTCTCGGGCCGCGCGGCGCCCCGCCATCCGGGCGGCTTGCCCGGCCTGCCCGATGCGGTGACGTGCGAGGCGTATAGTCACGAAGAGGCGAGTGTCGGCTTCTGGCCCGGCAGCGATGCGTATCCGCATGCTGCCTTTTATGCCTACGCCTATCCCGCGCCGGCCGGCTATGCCGAGGCGAAAGTCGAGCCGGGTGAGGCTGTCTACAGCGTCGAGATGGGCGAGTTCCTCCTTCCCTATGACGCCGTCCGCACCGCCGCCGATCCCCATTCGGTGCTGCTCGCCTTCTGCCGGTCAACGTACGATGCCGCCGCCGATCTTGCAGCCTGGGATCGTGACGCGCTGGAATGCCCGCTCGGCCGGCCACGGGTGCCGCGCGTGGTATAG
- a CDS encoding pyridoxamine 5'-phosphate oxidase family protein, with product MAEFFDALTDDHRAFIARQPVFFVATAAAGARINLSPKGMDSFRVLDDRRVAYLDVAGSGNETNAHLLADGRITIMFCAFESPALIFRIYGRGMPVLPQDDRWAELAGHFTLLPGTRQIFEIAIDQIQTSCGWGVPHMSFDRERETLSKYHAKSSDEERFGKYARRTRSIDGLPVRNPTRAAR from the coding sequence ATGGCCGAGTTCTTCGACGCCCTCACCGATGATCACCGCGCCTTCATCGCGCGCCAGCCGGTCTTTTTCGTCGCGACCGCCGCGGCCGGGGCGCGGATCAATCTCAGTCCCAAGGGCATGGATAGCTTCCGCGTGCTGGACGACAGGCGCGTGGCGTATCTCGACGTCGCGGGTTCCGGCAACGAGACCAACGCGCATCTCCTTGCCGACGGCCGCATCACCATCATGTTCTGCGCCTTCGAAAGCCCCGCCCTGATCTTCCGCATCTATGGGCGCGGCATGCCGGTCCTGCCGCAGGACGATCGCTGGGCGGAACTGGCCGGCCATTTCACCCTGCTCCCCGGCACGCGCCAGATCTTCGAGATCGCGATCGATCAGATACAGACGAGCTGCGGCTGGGGCGTGCCGCATATGAGCTTCGACCGCGAGCGCGAGACGCTCAGCAAATATCACGCGAAATCGAGCGACGAGGAGCGCTTCGGCAAATATGCCCGGCGCACCCGCAGCATCGACGGCCTGCCGGTCCGCAACCCGACACGGGCGGCTCGATAA
- a CDS encoding DUF2007 domain-containing protein, protein MALVELGRFNRNEAHIVIGRLDSEGIDAVALDGNSSIADGSYLFIPVRVMVDDEDLAAARKILSDTA, encoded by the coding sequence ATGGCACTGGTTGAACTGGGCCGCTTCAATCGCAACGAAGCGCATATCGTGATCGGCCGGCTCGATTCCGAAGGGATCGATGCGGTCGCGCTGGATGGCAATTCGAGCATCGCCGACGGCAGCTATCTGTTCATTCCGGTCCGCGTGATGGTCGATGACGAGGATCTGGCGGCCGCGCGGAAAATCCTGTCGGATACTGCCTGA
- a CDS encoding P-II family nitrogen regulator: MKLIIAIIKPFKLDEVREALTEIGVAGMTVTEVKGFGRQKGQTEIYRGAEYSTNMVPKIKIEIVCAADLAAKVVEAIQASANTGAIGDGKIFVLDVGQAVRIRTGETDETAL; the protein is encoded by the coding sequence GTGAAACTCATCATTGCCATCATCAAGCCGTTCAAGCTCGACGAGGTCCGCGAGGCCCTTACCGAGATCGGCGTCGCGGGCATGACCGTGACTGAAGTGAAGGGCTTTGGCCGCCAGAAGGGCCAGACCGAAATCTACCGGGGTGCCGAATACAGCACCAACATGGTGCCCAAGATCAAGATCGAGATCGTGTGCGCGGCTGACCTCGCGGCCAAGGTCGTCGAGGCGATCCAGGCCTCGGCCAACACCGGCGCGATCGGCGACGGCAAGATCTTCGTTCTCGATGTCGGACAGGCCGTGCGCATCCGCACCGGCGAAACCGACGAAACCGCGCTGTGA
- a CDS encoding ammonium transporter: MKHVLKYAGLGAGLGLGLFAALPAWAQAAATAAPAVPTVNKGDTAWMMTATVLVLMMILPGLALFYGGLARTKNMLSVMTQIGAVAALAMLVWVVWGYTMAFGPDYTSGLSNVVSNFDKLFLKGVNASSVAATFTAGVGIPEYVFVCFQMTFAAITVALVLGSIVERVKFSAVMVFALVWLTIVYFPIAHMVWASSGYFFKAGALDFAGGTVVHINAGVSALVFALIIGKRVGYPTERMAPHSLTLTGVGTGLLWVGWFGFNAGSALEANGSAALAMINTFVATASAGLFWMLAERASGHKASALGFCSGIIAGLVAVTPAAGNSGPFGAIVLGAVASIVCFLFVTKVKPKLGYDDSLDAFGVHGIGGMIGAIGTAIVYAPSLGGPGAADYDMIAKLVVQFKAVGVTIIWAAIGTTVAVFIAKAVTGGRVSPEVEQEGLDVGEHGERAYNY; the protein is encoded by the coding sequence ATGAAGCATGTTTTGAAATATGCCGGCCTCGGGGCTGGCCTCGGGCTCGGACTGTTCGCCGCGCTCCCCGCCTGGGCACAGGCCGCCGCTACCGCGGCGCCAGCGGTGCCGACGGTGAACAAGGGCGATACCGCCTGGATGATGACCGCCACGGTCCTCGTGCTAATGATGATCCTCCCCGGCCTCGCCCTGTTCTATGGCGGCCTCGCCCGCACCAAGAACATGCTGTCGGTGATGACCCAGATCGGCGCGGTCGCCGCGCTGGCGATGCTCGTCTGGGTGGTGTGGGGCTACACCATGGCCTTCGGGCCCGATTACACCAGCGGCCTCAGCAACGTCGTATCCAATTTCGACAAGCTGTTCCTGAAGGGGGTCAACGCCTCGAGCGTCGCGGCGACCTTCACGGCCGGCGTCGGCATCCCTGAATATGTGTTCGTCTGCTTCCAGATGACCTTCGCGGCGATCACCGTCGCGCTGGTGCTCGGGTCGATCGTCGAGCGCGTCAAATTCTCGGCGGTCATGGTGTTCGCTTTGGTGTGGCTCACGATCGTCTATTTCCCGATCGCGCACATGGTCTGGGCGTCGAGCGGCTATTTCTTCAAGGCGGGAGCCCTCGATTTCGCCGGCGGTACGGTCGTTCACATCAACGCCGGCGTCTCGGCGCTGGTCTTCGCCCTCATCATCGGCAAGCGCGTCGGTTATCCGACCGAGCGCATGGCACCGCATTCGCTGACGCTTACCGGCGTCGGCACCGGCCTGCTGTGGGTCGGCTGGTTCGGCTTCAACGCGGGTTCCGCGCTCGAAGCCAATGGCTCCGCTGCTCTCGCCATGATCAACACCTTCGTCGCGACCGCCTCGGCGGGCCTGTTCTGGATGTTGGCCGAGCGTGCCTCGGGTCACAAGGCATCGGCCCTCGGCTTCTGCTCCGGCATCATCGCCGGGCTGGTTGCCGTCACGCCGGCGGCCGGCAATTCCGGCCCGTTCGGGGCGATCGTTCTTGGTGCGGTGGCCTCGATCGTCTGCTTCCTCTTCGTGACGAAGGTGAAGCCGAAGCTCGGTTATGACGACTCGCTCGATGCGTTCGGCGTGCACGGCATCGGCGGCATGATCGGCGCTATTGGGACCGCCATCGTCTACGCCCCCTCGCTCGGTGGTCCGGGTGCTGCCGATTACGACATGATCGCCAAGCTTGTGGTCCAGTTCAAGGCCGTTGGCGTCACGATCATCTGGGCTGCGATCGGCACCACCGTCGCCGTGTTCATCGCCAAGGCCGTCACTGGTGGCCGGGTCTCCCCCGAAGTCGAGCAGGAAGGCCTCGACGTCGGCGAGCATGGCGAGCGCGCCTACAACTACTGA
- a CDS encoding FAD-dependent oxidoreductase, with protein MEEADIVVVGGGSGGAATAGRLSEDGRYSVALLEAGGRNTGFRTRIPGFIAFQTPKTNWQFETVPQAGLNGRRGYQPRGRGLGGSSAINAMLYLRGNKWDYDNWAAMGCPGWSYDEVLPIFKRSEHNERGADAWHGGDGPLNVSDQCDPHPGSIEFVEAARQLQIPLNDDFNGARQDGVGVYQVTQKGGERWSSSRAYIESAGKRANLEVLTDVIAERVLFDEGRAWGVAYLQDGEAKVIRARRAVVLAGGVFGTPQLLMLSGIGPGRHLREQGVAVRIDRPMVGANLQDHVDYVAGFEVKGSYFIGQSLKGTLKSAGAIVQWMRHRRGAMTTPYAESGGFLTVDPNSPAPDIQLHFVPVVLEDHGRTKVKSHGFSCHTCVLRPESHGTVRLQSIDARAAPLIDPAFLSDGRDMELLKKGVRAMYRILEAPPLADHKGRDRYPIDLNDDDALERLIRARADTIYHPVGTARMGSDDMAVCDPRLRVRGVEGLYVADASIMPKLISGNTNAPSIMIGERCADFVKADLAS; from the coding sequence GTGGAAGAAGCCGATATCGTCGTCGTCGGGGGTGGATCAGGCGGAGCGGCAACAGCCGGCCGGCTGAGCGAGGACGGCCGCTACAGCGTCGCCCTGCTGGAGGCGGGAGGCCGCAACACCGGGTTCCGTACGCGGATTCCGGGTTTCATCGCCTTCCAGACCCCGAAGACCAACTGGCAGTTCGAGACGGTGCCGCAGGCGGGACTGAACGGCCGGCGCGGCTACCAGCCGCGCGGACGCGGGCTGGGCGGATCGAGCGCGATCAATGCGATGCTCTATCTGCGCGGCAACAAATGGGACTATGACAATTGGGCAGCGATGGGTTGCCCTGGCTGGTCCTATGACGAGGTCCTGCCCATCTTCAAACGCTCCGAGCATAATGAGCGCGGGGCCGATGCCTGGCATGGCGGCGACGGGCCGTTGAACGTCAGCGACCAGTGCGATCCGCATCCGGGATCGATCGAGTTCGTCGAGGCCGCACGGCAGCTTCAGATTCCGCTGAACGACGATTTCAACGGCGCCCGGCAGGATGGCGTCGGCGTCTATCAGGTGACCCAGAAGGGCGGCGAGCGCTGGAGTTCGTCGCGCGCCTATATCGAAAGCGCCGGCAAGCGCGCCAACCTGGAAGTGCTGACCGACGTCATCGCCGAGCGGGTGCTGTTCGACGAAGGCCGCGCCTGGGGCGTCGCCTATCTGCAGGACGGCGAGGCGAAGGTAATCCGGGCGCGCCGGGCGGTGGTGCTGGCCGGCGGTGTGTTCGGCACGCCGCAATTGCTGATGCTGTCCGGCATCGGGCCGGGCCGGCATCTGCGCGAACAGGGCGTGGCGGTGCGGATCGACCGGCCGATGGTCGGCGCGAACCTGCAGGACCATGTCGATTATGTCGCCGGGTTCGAGGTGAAGGGCAGCTATTTCATCGGCCAGTCGCTGAAGGGCACGCTCAAATCGGCCGGCGCGATCGTGCAATGGATGCGGCACCGACGCGGCGCGATGACGACCCCCTATGCCGAATCGGGCGGTTTCCTGACGGTCGACCCCAATTCGCCGGCCCCGGACATCCAGCTGCATTTCGTGCCGGTGGTGCTCGAGGATCATGGGCGGACCAAGGTGAAGAGCCACGGTTTCTCCTGCCACACTTGCGTGCTTAGGCCGGAAAGCCATGGCACCGTCCGCCTTCAATCGATCGACGCGCGCGCCGCGCCACTGATCGACCCGGCGTTCCTCAGCGACGGGCGCGACATGGAACTGCTGAAGAAGGGCGTGCGGGCGATGTATCGGATCCTGGAGGCGCCGCCGCTCGCCGACCACAAGGGCCGCGACCGCTATCCGATCGACCTGAACGACGACGATGCGCTCGAACGGCTGATCCGCGCCCGGGCCGACACCATCTATCATCCGGTGGGCACCGCGCGGATGGGATCCGACGACATGGCCGTGTGCGACCCAAGGCTACGCGTGCGCGGGGTCGAGGGGCTCTATGTCGCCGATGCCTCGATCATGCCCAAACTGATCTCGGGCAACACCAACGCCCCGTCGATCATGATCGGCGAGCGCTGCGCCGATTTCGTGAAGGCCGATCTCGCCAGCTGA
- a CDS encoding sterol desaturase family protein: MNLPNPVDYAVPAFVLLVLAEMLVAWAKDRKRYEPRDTLTSLALGTGSTVAGVLTGGFVYMLAVWLSQYRLFDIGYAWYWFVLCFVLDDFAYYLFHRSAHRVRWFWASHVIHHSSQHYNLSTALRQTWTGFISVAFIFRLPLFLVGFPPAMVFFVGGLNLIYQFWIHTEVIGRMPRWFEAVMNTPSHHRVHHATNARYLDKNYAGVFIVWDKWLGSFEPERDDDRPRYGIVKNLGSFNLVWAAFHEWVGIAKDVWAAPGWRAKLGYMVMPPGWSHDGSRDTSETIKELWLAKERAREGAQWKKPISSSSGVDQAERQQPAG; encoded by the coding sequence ATGAACCTGCCGAATCCAGTCGATTACGCCGTACCCGCCTTCGTTCTGCTGGTGCTGGCCGAGATGCTGGTCGCCTGGGCGAAGGACCGCAAACGCTATGAGCCCAGGGACACGTTGACTTCCCTTGCGCTGGGCACCGGCAGTACCGTGGCGGGCGTGCTGACCGGCGGGTTCGTGTACATGCTCGCGGTGTGGCTCTCGCAATACCGGCTCTTCGACATAGGCTATGCCTGGTACTGGTTCGTCCTGTGCTTCGTACTCGACGATTTCGCCTATTACCTGTTTCACCGGTCCGCACACCGGGTGCGGTGGTTCTGGGCAAGCCATGTCATCCACCATTCGAGCCAGCATTATAATCTGTCGACGGCGCTGCGGCAGACCTGGACCGGCTTTATCAGCGTCGCCTTCATCTTCCGCCTGCCGCTGTTCCTGGTCGGCTTTCCGCCAGCGATGGTGTTCTTCGTCGGCGGACTGAACCTGATCTACCAGTTCTGGATCCACACCGAGGTGATCGGGCGGATGCCGCGCTGGTTCGAGGCGGTGATGAACACACCGTCGCACCACCGCGTCCATCACGCGACCAATGCGCGCTATCTCGACAAGAATTATGCCGGCGTGTTCATCGTATGGGACAAGTGGCTCGGCAGTTTCGAGCCCGAGCGCGACGATGATCGCCCGCGCTACGGCATCGTCAAGAATCTGGGCAGCTTCAACCTCGTCTGGGCGGCGTTCCACGAATGGGTGGGCATCGCGAAGGACGTGTGGGCGGCACCGGGATGGCGTGCCAAACTGGGCTATATGGTGATGCCGCCGGGGTGGAGCCACGACGGCAGCCGGGATACGTCCGAGACGATCAAGGAATTGTGGCTCGCGAAAGAACGGGCACGGGAGGGGGCGCAGTGGAAGAAGCCGATATCGTCGTCGTCGGGGGTGGATCAGGCGGAGCGGCAACAGCCGGCCGGCTGA
- a CDS encoding TIGR01244 family sulfur transferase, which produces MQIRPVDDTIAVAPQILPGDMAEIAAAGFTAIVNNRPDDEEGGQPEGDAIRAAAEAAGLSYTAIPITHAGFSGNQVDAMVDALEAADGPVLAFCRSGTRSCNLWALARAKMGDQPDRLMAKAAATGYDLTGIRPMLDALAGGR; this is translated from the coding sequence ATGCAGATTCGCCCCGTTGACGACACTATTGCGGTAGCCCCGCAGATCCTGCCCGGGGACATGGCGGAGATCGCCGCCGCCGGTTTCACCGCGATCGTCAATAACCGGCCAGACGACGAGGAAGGTGGCCAGCCCGAGGGCGACGCGATCCGCGCAGCGGCCGAGGCGGCGGGGCTCTCCTATACCGCGATCCCGATCACCCATGCCGGTTTCTCGGGCAATCAGGTCGATGCGATGGTCGATGCGCTCGAAGCGGCGGACGGCCCGGTGCTCGCCTTCTGCCGGTCGGGTACGCGCTCCTGTAATCTCTGGGCGCTGGCGCGGGCAAAGATGGGCGACCAGCCCGACCGGCTGATGGCGAAGGCGGCGGCGACCGGATACGACCTGACCGGCATCCGGCCGATGCTCGACGCGCTCGCGGGCGGCAGATGA
- the recQ gene encoding DNA helicase RecQ, which yields MIDPLPTLQSTFGFPEFRGVQRQVVDRVLAGENTLAVMPTGAGKSLCYQLPAVMLDGTCIIVSPLIALMHDQLRAAEAIGIRAATLTSVDTNQMETIGRFRAGELDLLYVAPERASGESFRNLLSQAPLALFAIDEAHCVSEWGHDFRPDYRLLRPLLDHFPDVPRLALTATADAHTRADILEQLGIPRDGKIVAGFDRPNIRYLISPKDNTTRQIADLIAEQPGPGIVYAQTRKAVEQLAEKLAATGRSTRPYHAGLDPHVRARNQADFVASEDMVMVATVAFGMGIDKPDVRFVAHAGMPKSIEAYYQETGRAGRDGDPAIAHLFWGAEDFAKARQRIAEVEPHRQAGERTRLTALGALVETAGCRRRILLKHFGDDSPETCGNCDNCLNPPSAVDATEVARKFLSAVFRTGQSFGVGYIESILTGQSSERSLMNGHEALGVFGIASSPEEAALIKPVARALLLRDALRANDFGGLEFGPEARAILKGESGMALILPPKRERRRRGGGNAAANPTGDPLFEALRAKRRELAQEAQVPPYVIFHDSVLREMATMKPATLGAMGRITGVGTRKLEAYGDAFLTVIRDGA from the coding sequence GTGATCGATCCACTTCCCACATTGCAATCCACCTTCGGCTTTCCCGAGTTCCGCGGCGTCCAGCGCCAGGTGGTGGACCGCGTGCTGGCGGGCGAGAACACGCTGGCGGTGATGCCCACCGGCGCCGGCAAGTCGCTCTGCTACCAGCTTCCCGCGGTGATGCTCGACGGGACCTGCATCATCGTCTCCCCGCTGATCGCGCTGATGCACGACCAGCTGCGCGCGGCCGAAGCCATCGGCATCCGCGCCGCAACCCTGACCTCGGTCGACACCAACCAGATGGAAACCATCGGTCGATTCAGGGCGGGCGAGCTCGACCTGCTTTATGTCGCGCCGGAGCGTGCCTCGGGCGAGAGTTTCCGTAACCTGCTGTCGCAGGCGCCGCTCGCCCTGTTCGCGATCGACGAGGCGCATTGCGTTTCCGAATGGGGGCATGATTTCCGGCCCGACTATCGGCTGCTCCGGCCGCTGCTCGACCATTTCCCGGATGTGCCGCGCCTCGCGCTGACCGCGACCGCCGACGCGCATACCCGCGCCGACATTCTGGAGCAGCTCGGCATCCCGCGCGACGGGAAGATCGTCGCCGGGTTCGACCGCCCCAATATCCGCTATCTGATATCCCCCAAGGACAACACGACCCGGCAGATCGCCGACCTGATCGCCGAGCAGCCGGGCCCGGGCATCGTCTATGCCCAGACTCGCAAGGCGGTCGAGCAGCTTGCCGAAAAGCTGGCGGCGACCGGGCGTTCGACCCGGCCCTATCATGCCGGGCTCGATCCGCATGTCCGCGCGCGCAACCAGGCCGATTTCGTCGCGTCCGAGGACATGGTGATGGTCGCCACGGTCGCATTCGGCATGGGAATCGACAAGCCGGACGTGCGCTTCGTCGCGCATGCCGGCATGCCCAAGTCGATCGAGGCCTATTATCAGGAGACCGGCCGCGCCGGCCGCGACGGCGACCCGGCGATCGCCCATCTGTTCTGGGGGGCGGAGGATTTCGCCAAGGCGCGCCAGCGAATCGCCGAGGTGGAGCCGCATCGCCAGGCGGGCGAGCGCACCCGGCTGACCGCGCTTGGCGCGCTGGTCGAGACGGCGGGATGCCGGCGCCGCATCCTGCTCAAGCATTTCGGCGACGACAGCCCGGAGACCTGCGGCAATTGCGACAATTGCCTGAACCCGCCGAGCGCGGTCGATGCGACCGAGGTGGCGCGCAAGTTCCTGTCGGCGGTGTTCCGCACCGGACAGAGCTTCGGCGTCGGTTATATCGAGAGCATCCTGACCGGCCAGTCGAGCGAGCGCAGCCTGATGAACGGGCATGAGGCGCTTGGCGTGTTCGGCATCGCCTCAAGCCCCGAAGAGGCGGCGCTGATCAAGCCGGTGGCGCGCGCGCTGCTGCTGCGCGACGCGCTGCGCGCCAATGATTTCGGGGGCCTTGAATTCGGGCCCGAAGCGCGCGCGATCCTGAAGGGCGAGTCCGGCATGGCGCTGATCCTGCCGCCGAAGCGCGAACGGCGCCGGCGGGGCGGTGGAAACGCCGCGGCCAACCCGACCGGCGATCCGCTGTTCGAGGCGCTGCGCGCCAAACGCCGCGAGCTGGCGCAGGAGGCGCAGGTGCCGCCCTATGTGATCTTCCACGATTCAGTGTTGCGCGAGATGGCGACGATGAAGCCGGCGACGCTTGGCGCGATGGGGCGGATCACCGGTGTCGGCACCCGCAAGCTGGAGGCATATGGCGATGCCTTCCTCACCGTGATCCGGGACGGGGCGTGA
- a CDS encoding GNAT family N-acetyltransferase → MTEDVRDNTAAHRFELVVDRHLSFSDYTLDGDIITFTHTIVPPALEGHGVASRLISGALAQVRARGLKVRPVCKFVKAYIERHPEWQDLLAEPPA, encoded by the coding sequence ATGACCGAAGATGTCCGCGACAACACCGCCGCCCACCGTTTCGAACTGGTGGTCGACCGCCATTTGTCTTTCAGCGACTATACGCTCGACGGCGATATCATCACCTTCACCCATACCATCGTCCCGCCCGCGCTTGAGGGGCACGGCGTGGCCAGCCGGCTGATTTCCGGCGCGCTCGCTCAGGTCCGCGCTCGCGGGCTGAAGGTGCGGCCGGTCTGCAAGTTCGTGAAGGCCTATATCGAGCGCCACCCTGAATGGCAGGACCTGCTGGCCGAACCACCGGCCTGA